In Leucobacter denitrificans, the genomic window CACGACGCCCAGACCGTGACCTTGTACTTTGAGTGCCGGCTGCCGGGTTATCCGGGGTGGCGCTGGGCTGCAGCACTCGCGCGGGTCAATGATGAACTGCCAGTTACAGTGCTTGAGGTTGAGCTGCTTCCGGGCGAAGGCGCGGTGCTCGCTCCCGAGTGGGTGCCCTGGTCGGAGCGCCTGGCGCGATTCCGCGAGGCTCAAGCACGTCAGACCGAGGAAGAGAAGGCGGCTGCCGAGAGTGCGGCTGCTGAACTCGCCGACGAAGACGACGTTGATCCCGATGACGATGTGATGGAGAACGACTACTCCGACTTCGACGATGAGCTCGATGGCGTCGACGTTGATGAGGACGATGACTCGGACGACGAAGACTCGGATGACGAGTATGACCGCGAGGATTCCGACGACGAGGAATAACTCGGCGCGGTAACCGCAAGAGCTGGCGCATCGCCCCATCGGGCCCGCAACCAGCGATCGTGCGATGCCACAATGAGCGCTCCGCTGTAGGTTTGCAGCGCGTCCTCGAGTTCCTCAACGAGGGTGAGCGAGAGGTGGTTTGTCGGCTCATCGAGCAGCAGTACAGGCGGTGGATCGGCGACGAGCATTGCAAGCGCGAGCCTGCGCCGCTGGCCGACGCTTAACGAGCCGACCGCCCGATCCACATCGCGACGAGCCAGTAGACCGAGCGACGTAAGAGGTACACGGTCGGCGACTGCCTCGCCGACACGTTGGCGATAGGTTTCTGCGGCAGAACGCGCGGGATTCTCGAACGTCACCTCCTGAGGCAAGTACCCTACCCGAGTGGAGCGCACGACGGTGCCCTGCTCGGGCGTGAGGGTACCCGCGAGGATTGCGAGCAGCGTGGACTTGCCCGACCCGTTCGGTCCGGTAAGCAGCAGTCTGCCGTGGGGTTCGAGATCCACTGAGACTTCGCCGAGCCTGCCCGAGATCGCAACCCGATGAGCGGAGAGGGTCGGCTCGGTTGCGGACTCGGCAACTGTGCTCGGAGACTGACCAGTGCGGTCGGCACAATCAACAACGCCTGGGCCCGGCTCGGCGCTTGCGCTATCCTGCTTGAACCCTCGAAAGCGCAGCGGCTCGGGCGGCTTTCGAACGCGGCGGCGTTCGAGTTGCTCGAGTCGCACGCTCGCGTTTCGAGCGCGTCTCGCCGTCACTCTCGCGTCTTTATCGGCGTAGAACTTTTTCGTAATGCGCGACTCAGATTTCGACTCGTGTTTTTGATTCACCTCCCGCGAGCCGACCGCGATCTCATGTTCGAGTGCGCGCAACTCATCTGACTCGCTGGCGTACCGTTCCCTCCAACGTCGCATCTCGGCTTTGCGCTCGCGGCGGGCCTCAGAAAACCCGACTCCCCACACACGAATCCCAAATCCCGAGCCAGCGTCGTTGACCTCTGAAGTGATTGCATCTTCACTGTCGGTGAGTTCGCGCGCCGCGACGGGCAGTGGATCGAGATCGACCATGCGGGTCGTCACTGCGTCGAGCAGCGCGCGATCATGACTCGCGACAACGACGATGCCTGGCCAACTGGTCAGTACTCGTTCGAGGTAGGCAGCTGATTCGTCGTCGAGATGGTTTGATGGTTCGTCGAGCAGCAGCGTTTGCGGTGCGCTCAGCAGAAGTGCGGCGAGTGAGAGGCGGATCCGCTGACCGCCAGAAAGCTCACCAATCTCGCGCGTCTGGGCAATTCCATCGAGCCCGAGGCCAGACAGCATCTCGCCGCGTTGGGACTGCGCTTCCCAAGCGCCGAGCCGATCCGCATCAGCGAGCGCCACGGCATACTGGTGCGACACGGTGGCATCGTTGGGATGCTCTGCGAGCGCGTGAGCCAGTTGCTCGATATGCGCGACTGCCTCAAGGTTCGAGCGCTGTGCATCATCGAGCACCTGCGACATTGGGGTGTTGTCGGAGTAGGGGAGTTCTTGCTGCAGCAGCCCCACGGTTCCGGGTAACGAGATTGACCCGGACTCTGGCGCCTCGATGCCCGCGAGCAGGCGCAGCAGCGTCGACTTGCCGGTGCCGTTCTCGCCGATGAGGCCGATGCGGTCGCCCGCGGCCGCAGTGAACGAGACTTCCGACAGCACTCGGCGATCAGGGTAGGTGTGGGTGAGATCGACCACCGAGAGGTGCGTAAATCGTTGGTCGCCATTGGGCGTGGAGTGCGCGGTGCGTTTTGCGTGGGCGAGTTGAGGAGTTTGTTGGGGAGCGGGCATGTCTGCCGCCTTTCAGAACCAAGACTGGTTCCGCCGGGCGATGCCGAGACACGTGAGTCAGCCGGTAACCAGCCTTCAACTGAATGCACTCCGATAGTGCTATCTGAATCGAAGTCAGTACGCACGTGTTCCCGGCGCCTCGGGCGCGGAACGGGAACTGCGTTACTTCTTCACGCCGAAAAGGCTACGTGAACTCGACCCGATCCACAACCCCGGATTGGCTACCCGCTTTGTCGGCGTCAGCTCGTCTGTGTGGCCTCGACCCAGCTGAGGTATTCCTCGTCGACATTGCCGCTGATGTACTCGCCGGTGAAGCAGCTCGCCTCGAGTGACTTCACCGCGTCCTGGCCGTCAAGAATCGCACGATTCATGCCCTCGACGGTCTGGTACACCAGGTGATCCGCACCGAGAATCTCGGCAATCTCTGCGGGAGTGCGGTCGTGCGCAATGAGCTCTTGCCGCGACGGCATGTTGATGCCATACACGTGAGGGAAGAGCACTGGGGGAGCCGCTGACGCGAAGATCACCGACCGCGCACCTGCAGCGCGTGCCATCTCGACGATCTCACGCGATGTTGTGCCGCGCACGATCGAGTCATCGACGAGCAGCACGTCTTTGCCCTTGAACTCGACACTCATCGCGTTGAGCTTCTGGCGCACGCTCTTCTTGCGCACTGACTGCCCGGGCATGATGAAGGTACGGCCGACGTAGCGATTCTTGAAGAACCCCTCGCGGTACTCGACGCCAAGTTTGCGCGCGAGCTGCATGGCGCTCGGCCTGCCCGAGTCAGGAATCGGCATGACCACGTCGATGTTCACATCTGGAAGTTCGGCCTTGATCTGCTCTGCGAGCACATCGCCGAGGCGAAGCCGTGCGTCGTACACCGAGATGCCGCTGAGCACCGAGTCTGGCCGCGCGAGGTAGATGTACTCGAACGCGCACGGTACGAGTTCGGGGTTCGGCACGCACTGACGCGACGTCATCGTGCCGTCGGACTTGATAAGAATGGCCTCTCCTGGCTCGACGTCGCGAACGATTTCGTACCCACCCGACTCGAGCACGAGCGACTCAGACGCTACGACCCACTCGTCCTTGCCCGAATCAGTGGTGCGGTGACCGAGAACAAGCGGCCGAATTCCGTGTGGATCGCGGAACGCAATAAGGCCGTACCCCGCAATGAGCGCGATCGCCGCATATGAGCCCTCAACGCGCTCGTGCAACCGGGTGACTGCCTCGAAAATCTGCTCTTCGTCGAGCGAGAGGCCCGCGATGCTCGTTTGGAGTTCGTTTGCGAGCACGTTGAGCAGCAACTCGGTGTCAGAGTGCGTGTTGAGATGGCGGCGGTCAACGTTGTACAGCTCAGCGGTGAGCTCACGCGTGTTTGTGAGGTTACCGTTGTGCACCAAGATGATGCCGTAGGGGGCGCCCACGTAGAAGGGCTGCGCCTCTTCTTCGCGAGCAGCATCGCCCTTTGTCGCGTAGCGAACGTGCCCGAGACCAACGTTTCCGAGCAGCTGGCGCATATCGCGCGTGCGGTACGCCTCGCGCACCTGCCCGCTTGCTTTCACCATGTGAAAGAAGTCACCCTCGAGCGTCGCGATTCCTGTCGAATCTTGGCCCCGGTGCTGGAGCAAGAGCAGGCTGTCATATACCTGCTGGTTGACGAGATCAGATGAGACGATGCCAACGATGCCGCACATATTGCGAGTTCGCTCCTGGGGTTGAAGGGAGCGCCAGGTGGCGCACCTACCTATTTTCGCATAGTTCTGTGCGGCGTTCGGCATGATGCTGAGTGCGCACACAGGGTACCCTTGGCTTGTGAGCGAAAACTCGTCGATCTATGCCCAGTCCGGTGTTGACACTGCCGCCGGAGACCTCGCTGTCGAACTTATGAAGTCGGCCGTATCAAGAACTCATGGCCCTGAGGTACTCGGAGGCGTCGGTGGGTTTGCCGGCATGTTCGATGCTTCGGCTCTGACCTCGTACAAGCGGCCGCTCCTTGCTTCGTCGACCGATGGCGTGGGCACGAAGGTAGCGATCGCGCAGGCGATCGACAAGCACGACACCATTGGCCAAGACCTTGTCGCGATGGTCGTTGACGACATTGTTGTGGTGGGCGCGAAGCCGCTGTTCATGACCGATTACATTGCGTGTGGCAAGGTGGTTCCGCAGCGCATCGCAGACATTGTTCGCGGCATCGCTGAAGCGTGCGAGGCGACCGGAACCGCGCTTGTTGGCGGTGAGACTGCGGAGCACCCTGGTCTTCTGGGCCCCGATGATTACGACGTTGCAGGAGCTGCGACGGGCGTCGTTGAGGCCGACAAGATGCTTCACCCGGGCCTCGTGAAAGACGGCGATGTTGTCATCGCAATGGCAGCCTCTGGCTTGCATTCGAACGGCTTCTCGCTCGTGCGCCACATCCTTGCAGAGCGCGGCATTGGCTACGAAGCCCCGAGCCCCGAACTCGGTGCGACGTATGGCGAAGCGCTGCTGACGCCAACGGCGCTGTACACAGCGCCGCTGTTGCGCGTACTCGAAGATCCATCGACTGCTGGTGCGATTCACGCGCTGAGCCACGTCACCGGTGGTGGTATTGCGGCGAACCTCGCTCGTGTGCTTCCGCAGGGTGCGTGGATCGAGGTGGATCGCTCGACGTGGTCACCGCTGCCGGTCTTCCGTCACCTTGCAGACCTCGGCGGGCATTCACTCGAGTCGCTCGAGGGTGCCTGGAACCTCGGCGTGGGCATGTTCGCCGTCGTCTCGGCGGATCGCGCGCCACTCGTCGCCACAGCGCTCACCGCGGAGGGGCTCGATACCTGGGTCGTTGGCTCTGTTTCGACCTCCTCGCGAGACCTCGAAGGTTTCGAGCAGGGCGCGAAGGGTGTCGACGGAGGCGCTGTGCGCCTCGTCTCGACCTACGCGAGCTAGCGAGTGATGAGGGCGGTCGCTATAGCAGCGATGCCCTCTCCTCGGCCGGTGAGGCCGAGGCCGTCTGAGGTTGTCGCACCTACCGAAACCGGTGCGCCCACGAGTTCGCTGAGCACGCGCTCCGCTTCGTGACGCCTCGGCGAAAACTTCGGCCTGTTGCCAATCATCTGAACCGACACATTGCTGGGGCGCCAACCCTCTGCCTCGAGTTTGTCGAGAGCTAAACGCACGAAGCCGGTGCTCGCTGCGCCCGCGGTCTCCGCCCGATCCACACCGACGAGACCGCCGATGTCACCGAGACCCGCAGCCGAGAGCAGTGCATCGACGATCGCGTGGCACACGACGTCACCATCGCTGTGCCCAGAGAGACCTGGTTCACCGGGCCAGCTCAGGCCCGCGAGCGTGAGCTTCGCGTCGGCATCAAACGCGTGCACGTCGACGCCGGTGCCGACACGAATCTCAGGCAGTGCGCTCACTTTTCGCCCTCAGATCGCACACGAAGGAGCGCCTCAAGCAACCTGAGATCTGCCGGAGTGGTGAGCTTGTGCGCGAGTGGATCGCCGGGCACCGTGAGTACCGTGGCGCCCGCGCGCTGCACGACCTCAGCATCGTCGGTGGGTGCGTCGGCCTCATTTGATGCATCGCGAAGCGTTTCATGTGCCGCACTGATGAGCTCGCGCGGAAAGCCTTGCGGAGTCTGCACCGACACGAGCGACGAGCGATCCACCGTTTCGTGAACGGCGCCGTCGGCACCGACACGCTTGACGGTATCGACAACAGCGAGTGCGGGAATGACCGGCTTGCCTGTGCGGTGCACCTCTGCGCCGACACGTTCGAACTGATCGGTCGGCGTGAGCGGGCGGGCCGCATCGTGGATCAGAGCAATTTCAATGTGATCTGACAGCGCGGAAAGCCCAAAGCGCACTGATTCGTGCCGTTCGCGACCGCCGGGAATTACCGAGATTTCCCACCCATCGGTGAGGTGCGAGACGCCCTCGACGATGGAGAGCGCCTGAGCAGCATGCGAATCTGGCACCACGACGACGAGATGACCAGAGTGTGGCAAGGCGCAGATGGCCCGTACGCAATGCTCGATAAGTGTGGATCCACTGAGTTCAACAAACGCCTTTGGCGTCTGCGCGCCGAGCCGCTCACCCTTGCCCGCAGCGACAAGCACGACGCCGAGCGCGGGAAGCTCGTGAGGTGTCAAATTGACGGGACTGGAATCGGGAGCGGTGCTCATACCCCTAGGGTAGCGGCGAGTTCGCCGCAAATTGAGCTATTCTTGGGGATTACCCTGTGCGTCGCCGCGCAGGAAAAGCTGAATAGACATTTCAATATTCGATGGAGGACACAGTGAAGATCGATCTCGCAATGCTTCGAGGGCTTGAGCGTGAAAGGGAGATCCCTTTCGAGGAACTCGCCGAAATTATCGAGCAGGCGATCCAATCGGCGTACATCAGGCACGCTGAGAACCAAAAGCTTCCCGTTCCCTCGACCGAAGACGTGCGCGTAACACTCGATCGCAAGACCGGAGAAATCTCGGTGCTCGTGCCAGAGCACGATGACGAGGGTGCGGTTATTGGTGAGGCGTACGTGACGACCGATGAGTTCGGTCGCGTGGCATCGAGTGCCGCTAAGCAGGTCATCAACCAGCGACTTCGTGACCTCTCAGACGACGCTGTTCTTGGTCAATTCAAAGACAAAGAGGGCCAGGTCGTTTCGGGCGTCATTCAGCAGGGCCCGAACCCGCGCATGGTGCATATTGAGCTTGGTGACGTTGAGGGTATCCTTCCGCCGGAAGAGCAGGTGCCCGGCGAGAACTACGCTCACGGAACGCGTATTCGTGTATTCGTGACGAGCGTTTCGAAGGGGCTCAAGGGCCCGCAGATTGTTGTGTCTCGTACTCACCCGGGTCTCGTGCGCAAGCTGTTCGAACGTGAGGTGCCCGAGCTTGGCGAAGGTCTTGTCGAGATCGTTTCGCTCGCTCGCGAGGCTGGCCACCGCACAAAGGTTGCTGTTCGCGCGAAGCAGGCTGGCATCAACGCGAAGGGCACGTGCATCGGTGAAATGGGCAGCCGCGTGCGCGCAGTGATGAGTGAACTCGGAGACGAGAAGATCGATATCGTCGATTACTCACAAGAGCTTCCAAAGTTTGTGGCGAACGCGCTCTCGCCAGCCAAGGTGACCGATGTGTTTATGATCAACGAGTCGCTTAAGCAGGTTCGCGCGCTTGTTCCTGATTTTCAGCTGTCGCTTGCAATTGGTAAGGAAGGCCAGAATGCGCGCCTCGCTGCAAAGCTCACGGGCGCGAAGATTGATATCCAGCCAGACTCGATCATGAACGACTAGATCACGTATCTCAGTTCGCTTCGGCGGGAAGCTGGTAGTATGGATCCGATTCGGACATGTGTGTCGTGCCGTAAGCAAGGTACACGCGCAGATCTCCTTCGCTTGGTGGCCATGGATGGGCGTCTTCTTTTAGATGACCGTGCTGTGCTGCCTGGGCGGGGCGCTTGGGTGCACGAGACTGCGGAATGTCTGAGTTTGGCTGTGCAGCGCAGACCCTTTGTGCGTGCACTGCGGGTATCGGGGCAGCTCGATACCTTCCCACTAGAGAACAGGCTGAAAATGCTGATGGACAACTAATGAGCGGCTCACGATGAGGCCCGTCCGATAATTATGGTTCTCGCCTGTCTGGCGTGAACCCCAGACAGGAGAAAAGTGGCAAACCCACGCGTTAGCGAGATCGCTAAAAAGCTCAATATTGAGAGCAAGAAAGCGGTCGAAATCTTAAATGACGAACTCAATGAGTTCGTAAAAACACCGTCCTCGACAATCATGCCGCCGACGGTACGCAAGCTTGAGGCATACATTAAAGAGCACCCAGAGCTCGTTAAGAAGCCAGAGGGTGAGGCAGCAGCGAAAGACGCGCCGGCGAAGGCAGCTGCGTCGAAGTCTGCTGCTCCGAAGCCGGGCAAGCCCGGTCCGAAGCCAGGCAAGCCAGAGGCTGCGGCTGCGAAGCCTGAGGCCGATGCGCCTGCTGCGCCAAAGCCTGCACCCAAGGCAGAAAAGCCAAGTGCGCCTACTCCAGGCGAGGCCAAGCCTGCTGCGGCCAAGTCTGACGCTGTAAAGCCTGGTGCTGCAAAGCCCGGTGCAGCGAAGCCTGGTGCTGCAAAACCTGGTGCGAAGCCAGGTGCTCCGAAGCCTTCGGGCCCGAGGCCAGGCAATAACCCGTTCGCTTCGAGCCAGGGCATGGGAATTCCGCGCCCACCGCGCCCAGGCAACAACCCGTTCTCGGCGAACCAGGGTATGGGCCGTAATCGTCCATCGCCAGGTAATATTCCTCGCCCAGGAGCGCCCCGCCCAGGTGGCGCCGGTGGCCCAGGTCGTCCAGGCGGCGGTGGCCGTCCCGGTGGCGCCGGTGGTCCAGGTCGCCCGGGTGGCGGCGGCGGTGGCTTCAACCGTCCAGGTGGCGGCCCCGGCGGTGCTGGTGGTCCCGGTGGCGGCTTCGGCGCACCTCGTCCGGGTGGCGGCTTCGCGGGTCGTGGCCGTGGCGGCCGTGGCGCTGGTACGGCCGGTGCGTTCGGTCGTGGCGGTTCTAAGAACAAGGCACGAAAGTCGAAGCGGGCAAAGCGGGCAGAATTTGAAATGCGCGAGGCGCCGTCACTTGGCGGCGTCAGCGTACCTCGCGGCAACGGATCCACGGCGATCCGCCTGCGCCGTGGTGCCTCGCTCTCTGACTTTGCAGAGAAAATTGATACGAGTGCTTCGAACCTCGTAACGGTGCTGTTCCACCTCGGCGAAATGGCGACCGCGACCGAGTCGCTTGACGAGGCAACATTCGAGATTCTTGGTGAGGAGCTGGGTTACAAGATCCAGATCGTCTCACCGGAAGACGAAGATCGTGAGCTCCTCGAAGGCTTCGACATCGATATCGATGCCGAGCTTGAAGACGAGGGTGACGATGTACTCGAGCAACGCCCACCGGTTGTGACTGTGATGGGTCACGTTGACCACGGTAAGACGCGACTGCTCGATGCGATTCGTCGCGCCGATGTTGGTGAGGGCGAGGCCGGCGGCATCACCCAGCACATCGGTGCGTACCAGGTGCACACCCAACATGACGGTGTGGATCGGGCACTGACCTTCATCGATACCCCGGGTCACGAGGCGTTCACCGCCATGCGTGCTCGTGGTGCGAGCGTCACCGACATCGCGATCTTGGTTGTGGCTGCTGACGACGGAATCATGCCGCAGACGATTGAGGCGTTGAACCACGCCCAGTCGGCAAACGTGCCGATCGTGGTCGCAGTTAACAAGATCGATAAAGAAGAAGCGAACCCCGAGAAGGTGCGCCAGCAGCTCACCGAGTTCGGTCTGGTTGCCGAGGAGTGGGGCGGCGACGTAATGTTCGTCGACGTGTCTGCTAAGAACGACATTGGCATCAACGAGCTTCTCGATGCCGTGCTTCTCACCGCAGATGCTGGCCTCGACCTGCGTGCGAACCCGAACAAGGCCGCCCGTGGTGTTGCCATTGAGGCGAAGCTCGATAAGGGCCGCGGCTCGGTTGCTACCGTGCTCATTCAGTCGGGTACGCTCCGCGTTGGCGACGCCATCGTTGCGGGTACTGCGTACGGTCGCGTTCGCGCCATGCAAGACGAGAACGGTGACGCGGTTGAGGCTGCACTACCGTCGCGTCCGGTGCAGGTGCAGGGCCTTTCGAGCGTGCCACGCGCAGGTGACAATTTCATCGTCACCGACGAAGACCGCACCGCGCGTCAGATCGCTGAGAAGCGTGAAGCGGTTGAGCGTAATGCTCAGCTTGCGAAGGCTCGTAAGCGCATCAGCCTTGAAGACTTCACGAAGGCGCTTGAAGATGGCAAGGTTGAGTCGCTCAACCTCATCATCAAGGGTGACGTTTCGGGTGCCGTTGAGGCGCTTGAAGAGTCGCTCATGAAGATCGAGGTCGACGATTCTGTGCAGCTGCGTATTCTTCACCGCGGTGTTGGTGCGGTCACCGAGTCCGATGTGGATCTGGCGACGATCGACAACGCGATCGTCATCGGCTTCAATGTGCGCCCAGACGTCAAGGCTCGCGAGCGTGCAGCACGCGAGGGCATCGACATCCGTTTCTACAACGTCATCTACAACGCGCTTGATGACATTGAGGGCTCGCTCAAGGGCATGCTCAAGCCAGAGTACGAAGAAGTTCAGTCGGGTGTTGCAGAGGTTCGCGAGATCTTCCGCTCATCGAAGTTCGGCAACATTGCTGGTGTCATCGTTCGCAGCGGTACCATCACGCGCAACGCAAAGGCGCGCGTTATCCGCGAGGGCGTCGTGGTCGCCGATGGTCTGGCCATCGAGTCGCTGCGCCGCTTTAAAGACGACGTCACTGAAGTGAAGACCGACTTCGAAGCAGGTATTGGTCTTGGCAAGCACAACGACATCCAGGTCGGCGACGAGATCGAGACTACTGAGATGGTCGAGAAGCCGCGCGACTAATGTCATGAGCTGTCGCGTGACCTAGGTTTTGCTTAGGTGTCGCGATACAACGCAAGAGCCTCCGTGAGTAGATATTCACGGAGGCTCTTGCGTTTGCGCCTAAGCAGACTTAGCGCCAAGCGAAGTTTGAGCATCAGGCTAACTCTCCGAAAAATTCCTTTCGTAAGACGCTCGAATTTCGCTTGACGCTACCTGTTTCGAACGAAGCGGCGCCCGCGCACCTTCGACGGAAGGGCGTGCAAGATGAGGAGCACGATCCCGCCAAAGAAGGGCACGAGCGAGATGAAGAACATCGGCCCAGCAAGGTCAGCGTCGTGAAGCCTGCGCCACGTGATGGCGAGTGACGGAACGATGATGCCTACCCATCCGACGAAGACGACAAATCCGAGCATCGACTCAAGTATTGAGATGCTCGAGTACGAGATTGAGCTGGAGTAGTACATCGCCTCGCTAGCAATCCCACCGATAATTGCGAGGACCAGCCAAGCTCCAAAGAGCATGAGTGCGACCCACCAGTACTCGCTTCGAGACGCGCGGCCAGAGAAGGCCGCGTAGTTCTTGAAGAAGCGTACGAACGCCTGACCGATGCTCGCGCCGTACAGAGGGCGTGAGAGGTCGTCGGGATGCGCTGCACCGTCAAAGGGCTCGCCCGGTCCTGGCTCTGGGTAACTCTGGAACTGAGGCGCCTGGTATTGCTGGCCGTATGGAGCCTGCCCGTATTGCGGTTGCCCGTACTGCTGCCCATATGGTTGCTGACCATATTGTGGTTGCACATACTGAGGCTGCCCGTATGCCGGTTGCCCGTATGGTTGCTGGCCACTCTGAGGCTGCTCATAGGAAGGCTGCCCGTACTGGGGCTGCTGCGCTGGCGC contains:
- a CDS encoding DUF3027 domain-containing protein: MSENQDSGDAVAVDPQLLNSRDLAREALAEITDPQTIGADEGHEIHDAQTVTLYFECRLPGYPGWRWAAALARVNDELPVTVLEVELLPGEGAVLAPEWVPWSERLARFREAQARQTEEEKAAAESAAAELADEDDVDPDDDVMENDYSDFDDELDGVDVDEDDDSDDEDSDDEYDREDSDDEE
- a CDS encoding ABC-F family ATP-binding cassette domain-containing protein, which codes for MPAPQQTPQLAHAKRTAHSTPNGDQRFTHLSVVDLTHTYPDRRVLSEVSFTAAAGDRIGLIGENGTGKSTLLRLLAGIEAPESGSISLPGTVGLLQQELPYSDNTPMSQVLDDAQRSNLEAVAHIEQLAHALAEHPNDATVSHQYAVALADADRLGAWEAQSQRGEMLSGLGLDGIAQTREIGELSGGQRIRLSLAALLLSAPQTLLLDEPSNHLDDESAAYLERVLTSWPGIVVVASHDRALLDAVTTRMVDLDPLPVAARELTDSEDAITSEVNDAGSGFGIRVWGVGFSEARRERKAEMRRWRERYASESDELRALEHEIAVGSREVNQKHESKSESRITKKFYADKDARVTARRARNASVRLEQLERRRVRKPPEPLRFRGFKQDSASAEPGPGVVDCADRTGQSPSTVAESATEPTLSAHRVAISGRLGEVSVDLEPHGRLLLTGPNGSGKSTLLAILAGTLTPEQGTVVRSTRVGYLPQEVTFENPARSAAETYRQRVGEAVADRVPLTSLGLLARRDVDRAVGSLSVGQRRRLALAMLVADPPPVLLLDEPTNHLSLTLVEELEDALQTYSGALIVASHDRWLRARWGDAPALAVTAPSYSSSSESSRSYSSSESSSSESSSSSTSTPSSSSSKSE
- the purF gene encoding amidophosphoribosyltransferase, whose product is MCGIVGIVSSDLVNQQVYDSLLLLQHRGQDSTGIATLEGDFFHMVKASGQVREAYRTRDMRQLLGNVGLGHVRYATKGDAAREEEAQPFYVGAPYGIILVHNGNLTNTRELTAELYNVDRRHLNTHSDTELLLNVLANELQTSIAGLSLDEEQIFEAVTRLHERVEGSYAAIALIAGYGLIAFRDPHGIRPLVLGHRTTDSGKDEWVVASESLVLESGGYEIVRDVEPGEAILIKSDGTMTSRQCVPNPELVPCAFEYIYLARPDSVLSGISVYDARLRLGDVLAEQIKAELPDVNIDVVMPIPDSGRPSAMQLARKLGVEYREGFFKNRYVGRTFIMPGQSVRKKSVRQKLNAMSVEFKGKDVLLVDDSIVRGTTSREIVEMARAAGARSVIFASAAPPVLFPHVYGINMPSRQELIAHDRTPAEIAEILGADHLVYQTVEGMNRAILDGQDAVKSLEASCFTGEYISGNVDEEYLSWVEATQTS
- the purM gene encoding phosphoribosylformylglycinamidine cyclo-ligase, translated to MLSAHTGYPWLVSENSSIYAQSGVDTAAGDLAVELMKSAVSRTHGPEVLGGVGGFAGMFDASALTSYKRPLLASSTDGVGTKVAIAQAIDKHDTIGQDLVAMVVDDIVVVGAKPLFMTDYIACGKVVPQRIADIVRGIAEACEATGTALVGGETAEHPGLLGPDDYDVAGAATGVVEADKMLHPGLVKDGDVVIAMAASGLHSNGFSLVRHILAERGIGYEAPSPELGATYGEALLTPTALYTAPLLRVLEDPSTAGAIHALSHVTGGGIAANLARVLPQGAWIEVDRSTWSPLPVFRHLADLGGHSLESLEGAWNLGVGMFAVVSADRAPLVATALTAEGLDTWVVGSVSTSSRDLEGFEQGAKGVDGGAVRLVSTYAS
- the ispF gene encoding 2-C-methyl-D-erythritol 2,4-cyclodiphosphate synthase, which produces MSALPEIRVGTGVDVHAFDADAKLTLAGLSWPGEPGLSGHSDGDVVCHAIVDALLSAAGLGDIGGLVGVDRAETAGAASTGFVRLALDKLEAEGWRPSNVSVQMIGNRPKFSPRRHEAERVLSELVGAPVSVGATTSDGLGLTGRGEGIAAIATALITR
- the ispD gene encoding 2-C-methyl-D-erythritol 4-phosphate cytidylyltransferase, with the protein product MSTAPDSSPVNLTPHELPALGVVLVAAGKGERLGAQTPKAFVELSGSTLIEHCVRAICALPHSGHLVVVVPDSHAAQALSIVEGVSHLTDGWEISVIPGGRERHESVRFGLSALSDHIEIALIHDAARPLTPTDQFERVGAEVHRTGKPVIPALAVVDTVKRVGADGAVHETVDRSSLVSVQTPQGFPRELISAAHETLRDASNEADAPTDDAEVVQRAGATVLTVPGDPLAHKLTTPADLRLLEALLRVRSEGEK
- the nusA gene encoding transcription termination factor NusA, encoding MKIDLAMLRGLEREREIPFEELAEIIEQAIQSAYIRHAENQKLPVPSTEDVRVTLDRKTGEISVLVPEHDDEGAVIGEAYVTTDEFGRVASSAAKQVINQRLRDLSDDAVLGQFKDKEGQVVSGVIQQGPNPRMVHIELGDVEGILPPEEQVPGENYAHGTRIRVFVTSVSKGLKGPQIVVSRTHPGLVRKLFEREVPELGEGLVEIVSLAREAGHRTKVAVRAKQAGINAKGTCIGEMGSRVRAVMSELGDEKIDIVDYSQELPKFVANALSPAKVTDVFMINESLKQVRALVPDFQLSLAIGKEGQNARLAAKLTGAKIDIQPDSIMND
- a CDS encoding YlxR family protein, producing MDGRLLLDDRAVLPGRGAWVHETAECLSLAVQRRPFVRALRVSGQLDTFPLENRLKMLMDN
- the infB gene encoding translation initiation factor IF-2, whose amino-acid sequence is MANPRVSEIAKKLNIESKKAVEILNDELNEFVKTPSSTIMPPTVRKLEAYIKEHPELVKKPEGEAAAKDAPAKAAASKSAAPKPGKPGPKPGKPEAAAAKPEADAPAAPKPAPKAEKPSAPTPGEAKPAAAKSDAVKPGAAKPGAAKPGAAKPGAKPGAPKPSGPRPGNNPFASSQGMGIPRPPRPGNNPFSANQGMGRNRPSPGNIPRPGAPRPGGAGGPGRPGGGGRPGGAGGPGRPGGGGGGFNRPGGGPGGAGGPGGGFGAPRPGGGFAGRGRGGRGAGTAGAFGRGGSKNKARKSKRAKRAEFEMREAPSLGGVSVPRGNGSTAIRLRRGASLSDFAEKIDTSASNLVTVLFHLGEMATATESLDEATFEILGEELGYKIQIVSPEDEDRELLEGFDIDIDAELEDEGDDVLEQRPPVVTVMGHVDHGKTRLLDAIRRADVGEGEAGGITQHIGAYQVHTQHDGVDRALTFIDTPGHEAFTAMRARGASVTDIAILVVAADDGIMPQTIEALNHAQSANVPIVVAVNKIDKEEANPEKVRQQLTEFGLVAEEWGGDVMFVDVSAKNDIGINELLDAVLLTADAGLDLRANPNKAARGVAIEAKLDKGRGSVATVLIQSGTLRVGDAIVAGTAYGRVRAMQDENGDAVEAALPSRPVQVQGLSSVPRAGDNFIVTDEDRTARQIAEKREAVERNAQLAKARKRISLEDFTKALEDGKVESLNLIIKGDVSGAVEALEESLMKIEVDDSVQLRILHRGVGAVTESDVDLATIDNAIVIGFNVRPDVKARERAAREGIDIRFYNVIYNALDDIEGSLKGMLKPEYEEVQSGVAEVREIFRSSKFGNIAGVIVRSGTITRNAKARVIREGVVVADGLAIESLRRFKDDVTEVKTDFEAGIGLGKHNDIQVGDEIETTEMVEKPRD
- a CDS encoding DUF805 domain-containing protein; protein product: MNDTPPVPEQPDPQQPKPQQPRYAPPVYGAPGAAAPVPPVPPVPPVAPAQQPQYGQPSYEQPQSGQQPYGQPAYGQPQYVQPQYGQQPYGQQYGQPQYGQAPYGQQYQAPQFQSYPEPGPGEPFDGAAHPDDLSRPLYGASIGQAFVRFFKNYAAFSGRASRSEYWWVALMLFGAWLVLAIIGGIASEAMYYSSSISYSSISILESMLGFVVFVGWVGIIVPSLAITWRRLHDADLAGPMFFISLVPFFGGIVLLILHALPSKVRGRRFVRNR